The proteins below are encoded in one region of Oncorhynchus nerka isolate Pitt River linkage group LG15, Oner_Uvic_2.0, whole genome shotgun sequence:
- the LOC115118415 gene encoding myeloid-associated differentiation marker-like protein 2 codes for MSPQGGQYLNKAAVFSSLGAARLSQLALGCSVVAMVSHSAGYSEGSYGVFCMAVWCACFGMTTVVFFLDATRLHACLPVSWDNLTVAFAALATLMYVTASVVYPVYFVRAECPYGGCEVRNFRIAVTVCSIAGSLAYGAEVILSRAKPGRVVGYMATVSGLLKVVQGFVACIIFGALANGTEYSRHVATIYCVVVYAVCFAMTTVVVILTVSGRTGCLKLPFDRFVVVYTLLAVLLYLSASVVWPVFCFDRKYGSPERPSSCPRGRCPWDSKVVVAVFSFVNLALYLADLVYSQRIRFVTQQPRV; via the exons ATGAGCCCTCAGGGGGGTCAGTACCTCAACAAGGCAGCGGTCTTCTCCTCGCTTGGCGCCGCCCGCCTCTCCCAGCTGGCCCTGGGCTGCTCAGTGGTCGCCATGGTGAGCCACAGTGCGGGCTACAGCGAAGGGTCGTACGGCGTGTTCTGCATGGCGGTGTGGTGCGCGTGCTTCGGCATGACGACGGTGGTGTTCTTCCTGGACGCCACCCGTCTCCACGCCTGTCTGCCCGTCTCCTGGGATAACCTGACGGTGGCATTCGCCGCCCTGGCGACCCTCAT gtATGTGACAGCCTCGGTGGTTTACCCAGTCTACTTTGTCAGAGCAGAGTGCCCCTACGGAGGCTGTGAGGTCCGGAACTTCCGCATCGCCGTCACTGTCTGCTCCATCGCCGGCTCCCTGGCCTACGGCGCCGAGGTGATCCTCTCGCGAGCCAAACCAGGCCGGGTTGTGGGCTACATGGCAACCGTCTCCGGCCTCCTCAAGGTCGTCCAGGGCTTCGTGGCGTGCATTATCTTCGGAGCGCTGGCGAACGGGACCGAGTATTCTCGTCACGTAGCGACGATTTACTGCGTGGTCGTCTACGCCGTCTGCTTCGCCATGACGACCGTCGTGGTTATATTGACCGTGTCCGGTCGCACCGGGTGTCTGAAGTTACCGTTCGACcggtttgttgttgtttacacgcTCTTGGCGGTTCTTCTCTACCTCAGCGCCTCCGTCGTCTGGCCCGTGTTCTGCTTCGACAGGAAGTACGGATCGCCAGAGCGCCCGTCGTCATGCCCGCGGGGCCGGTGTCCGTGGGATAGTAAGGTGGTCGTTGCAGTGTTTAGCTTCGTCAACCTGGCGCTGTACCTCGCCGACCTGGTGTACTCACAACGGATACGTTTCGTAACCCAGCAACCACGGGTGTAG